From Marinomonas maritima:
TGGAAGTCCTTTGGATTTTAGAATGTCTTCATTGTAGCCAAAGCCCAGTGCGCCCGCGTAAACACCGACAGTACGATAACCAGATACTTTTGCTTGATTCTGAGCCCAATCACGTAGATCAGGAAGGGCTTTAGGTTTATACACTTGAGTGAGTTTTTCTGCCGCCGCTTGAAGGTGTGGATCACCGGTGCCACCCCACCAAATATCAATTTTTGGATTTTTCGATTCCGCTCGCAGTTGAGCGTAAGCTTCGCCTGAGCTCTTACGAATAAGAGCGACATCAATGCCTGTTTCTGCTTCAAAGCTTGTTTCCATCAAGCTACACCAATCTGTATCGGTTGAACAAATAACATTTAGCTTACCTTTTGCCATCGCAGGTGCGGCGCTGAGTGTCGCCGCTGTCGCGAGAGCAAGGCTAAGGATATAGGGAGAGTTTTTCATTTTTATATTGCCTCCTGATGTTTTGAATAGTTGTGCATACGTATGAACAACAAAATAAGCATACTAGGCAAATTACGATAACGAAAGGATAATTTCAAAAAAAATAAAAACGAAATAAAAATTCTATTGTGATCAATAGGTAACGAAATACCGAGTGTAAAAAACCTGATTATTGGTGGGGGAGATTAATCGCTGGAGGGTTTTGTTAAGGTAGAGCGGTAGATAAGTTTAGCCGCAATAGCTTGTTTACTCGGAGGAGATGAGGGTAACTTCAATCTATTTAGCAGCGTTTGCATCACCGCTTTTGCCATGGTTGTTGAGGGTTGTCTGAGCGTGGTTAAATCGTACGATTTGTAGCTTGCGAGGGCCACATCATCACAGCCAATCACACCGATTGATCGTAGGTCGCTGGTGGACAGTTGTTTTTTCGCGGCATCTAAAAAACCACAGGCAATATGATCCATGCAGAAAAACACACCATCTGGGCGGTTTTTAAGTGCCAATATGTGGGTGGCAATCTGGTAACCACTTTCATAGTTTCCTGCTTCACAAAAGACTTCACTTGCCTGAACGGTGCCTTTATCCAGATAAGGGCTTAGATGATTTAAGAAACCTTTAGCGCGCATTACGCTACTGAAGCTTGGGCTTTTGGCTCGTATAACGACAAGATTGGTTTTACCGGATTTCAGAAAGGCTTCGGCGGCCATTGCGCCAGCATTTTCATTGTCTAAATTGACGATGTCTGCTTCGTCAGAATGTTCAGTTCGATTCACTAATACCACGGGAGTACCGTGTTTGATGAAGGCTTTACCAATACTTTCGCTGGGTGTACCAGAGGTAATAATGACGCCGCTGAGTTGATATTGAATCAGCCCTTGTAAGTCTTCATCGATGGTTTGTCGATTGGAGACGTCCATCACCATGGGACGAAGCCCACAGTTTTGTACTTCGATGATTAATTTATGTAGAAACTCTGAACGAAACGGATCTTCCAGACCAGCGGTTACAAGACCGACTAGGTCGCTGCGCTTTTTAATCATGGTTTGAGCGGCTTTATTTACCTGATAACCCAGTTGCTCTGCGGCGACAAAAACGCGCTGACGTGTTGGCTCAGATATTCGGCTATTTGGGTCAAAACTTCTCGATACCGTTGATTGAGAAACGCCCGCCAAAATGGCGACATCGGCAGAAGTGGCATTGCGCTTGTTCATGTTTTTGCTCTGATGAATGTTAAATCACGACCTTCCTGACAGTTTTAATAGTTTACATTACATTGGATTCGATGTGCGTAACGTAACGTGTTTTTGCCAAAAACGGATTAGTTCTTATTCC
This genomic window contains:
- a CDS encoding LacI family DNA-binding transcriptional regulator; protein product: MNKRNATSADVAILAGVSQSTVSRSFDPNSRISEPTRQRVFVAAEQLGYQVNKAAQTMIKKRSDLVGLVTAGLEDPFRSEFLHKLIIEVQNCGLRPMVMDVSNRQTIDEDLQGLIQYQLSGVIITSGTPSESIGKAFIKHGTPVVLVNRTEHSDEADIVNLDNENAGAMAAEAFLKSGKTNLVVIRAKSPSFSSVMRAKGFLNHLSPYLDKGTVQASEVFCEAGNYESGYQIATHILALKNRPDGVFFCMDHIACGFLDAAKKQLSTSDLRSIGVIGCDDVALASYKSYDLTTLRQPSTTMAKAVMQTLLNRLKLPSSPPSKQAIAAKLIYRSTLTKPSSD